A region from the Canis lupus dingo isolate Sandy chromosome X, ASM325472v2, whole genome shotgun sequence genome encodes:
- the LOC112649262 gene encoding LOW QUALITY PROTEIN: COUP transcription factor 2-like (The sequence of the model RefSeq protein was modified relative to this genomic sequence to represent the inferred CDS: substituted 1 base at 1 genomic stop codon) encodes MEKVTDTGPPPQDEMPGSQGSQVLQVPPGPDPPPPSAQYEPQTPSKEGPARTLEEMAAGSEGTLGGSSGDKEQRQPPINCLVCGDKSSGKHYGQFTCEGCKSFFKRSVGKNLTFTCQANQDCRVDQYRRNQCQFCRLKKCIDVGMKREAVHRNRMLPAPPPQGQFTLANGEILNSQTNLSGYISLLIHAEPYPLSGSGSQDVQPNDVLILENICEQAARVLFGAVEWARKIPFFPDLEVNDQVALLHLTWCDLFMLNWAQCSMPAQVLPFLAATSLHTSPGSSDQVAVFTENVQMLQDQMEKFKALHVDPAEYSCLKAIILFAPDAPGLSDTVNVESWQEKSQCALEQYVRRQYSNQPMRFGKLLLRLTSLRAVPSSVVEQLFFVHLVGKTPIKILIRDILLSGGSGNXPYMAIKKNKTKRRGTEAEKEKRQNTGLFKFFC; translated from the exons ATGGAAAAGGTAACGGACACCGGGCCCCCCCCCCAGGATGAGATGCCTGGCTCGCAGGGCAGCCAGGTCTTACAGGTGCCTCCTGGGCCAGACCCACCACCCCCCAGTGCCCAGTACGAGCCGCAGACACCCAGCAAAGAGGGCCCAGCCCGCACACTGGAGGAAATGGCGGCTGGCAGCGAGGGCACCCTTGGTGGCTCCAGTGGTGACAAggagcagc GGCAGCCGCCCATCAATTGCCTGGTGTGTGGCGACAAGTCAAGCGGCAAGCACTATGGCCAATTCACCTGCGAGGGCTGCAAGAGCTTCTTCAAGCGCAGTGTGGGCAAGAACCTGACCTTCACATGTCAAGCCAACCAAGATTGTCGCGTTGACCAGTACCGCCGCAACCAGTGCCAGTTCTGCCGCCTCAAAAAATGCATCGACGTGGGTATGAAACGGGAAGCGGTGCACAGGAACAGGATGctgcccgcgccgccgccccaaGGGCAGTTTACGTTGGCCAACGGGGAAATTCTCAACTCCCAGACTAACCTGTCTGGATATATTTCTCTGCTGATCCACGCCGAGCCATATCCGCTGTCTGGGTCAGGCAGCCAGGACGTGCAGCCCAACGATGTCTTGATCCTCGAGAATATCTGCGAACAGGCTGCTCGTGTGCTCTTCGGTGCTGTTGAATGGGCCCGGAAGATACCTTTCTTCCCTGACCTGGAGGTGAATGACCAAGTGGCCCTGCTTCACCTCACCTGGTGTGACCTGTTCATGCTCAACTGGGCACAGTGCTCCATGCCCGCCCAGGTCCTCCCCTTCCTGGCCGCCACCAGCTTACACACCTCCCCGGGGTCCTCCGACCAGGTGGCCGTCTTTACGGAAAACGTACAGATGCTCCAAGACCAAATGGAGAAGTTCAAAGCTCTGCACGTCGACCCTGCCGAGTACAGCTGCCTCAAGGCCATCATCCTGTTTGCTCCAGATGCCCCTGGTCTCTCTGATACAGTCAATGTGGAAAGCTGGCAGGAAAAGTCCCAGTGTGCGCTGGAACAATACGTTAGAAGGCAGTACTCCAACCAACCAATGAGATTCGGAAAGCTTTTGCTTCGCCTCACTTCTCTCCGCGCAGTCCCCTCCTCAGTGGTAGAGCAAttattttttgtccatttggTGGGTAAAACCCCCATCAAAATCCTTATCCGAGACATACTACTGTCAGGTGGCAGTGGTAACTAGCCATatatggcaattaaaaaaaataaaacgaaaagAAGAGGAAcggaagcagagaaagagaaaaggcaaaatactGGTTTGTTTAAATTCTTCTGTTAA